The stretch of DNA CAATTTGTTTTTCCCCTAGAGGCATTTTTGTTTCAGGAGGTTTATCGTTAACCTCAATCCCACTAATCTCGGTAAGCTGCGGGGACCCGTCAACGTGTGGGACAATATTTACGTCTCGATTACTTTGCACAGAAACATTAAAATAAGGCTCCGGAATATTTTTTTTGATTGACACATCTAACTGAATATTTGGGTTACCAACAGCTATAGTTTCAGTAATAACAGGAGTAACTTCTGGATTTGGCACGACGATTTTTGAAAAAGTGCCAGTGTTAACTTCAGGCTGCGGAATAGAAAGTTGATCCAAAATGATACTAGTCAATTCAGGTAGAGGTACATTGCGTACACCAGGTAATTCAACGGTGGGACTAGACGATGCAATGATCTCTTCAGGGGTAACAAGAGTTCCAACCTGTGGGATCGGCACCTCGATAGGATTAGAAGTAACGACTTTTAATTCAGGGGTTAGGATTTCCTGATCAGTTAGCACCTTTTCATTTAGTAAGACAAGAGTCGGCGATATAGCAATCACTTGTGATTTAGGTACCTGTTCCATCAAGACTGGTATTGGAATATTGATAAGTTCTTTAGAAACCATCTCAGCCAGTTCTTCAGATTCGATTTCTGGAAGTGTAGTTGTGGAAATACTATCTCTGGGAAGATCGAAAGGTAATGGCTCCAATTGACGTGATCCGTCCATGAAAGTTAGTGAATCCGAAGTATCTCCTCTAGTACTGGTCACGACTTCCTCTTCAATGAGACTGTCAGTCGTTTCTCTTCCGCCCCCAACTGGCACTCCTCTAACACTAGGGTTGAATGCCGATTCTGAATTAGCGGTTGTAGGTTCGAGCTCTGAAATTATCCTAGTTTCAAGTATAGGCACTTCGGAAACAACTACCTGGGGCGAGCTAGGCTTCTCAGGCAAAGAATCTGCCTGGGGGACATCTACCTGAGACGCTGCTTGATCAGGCACTCCTACCTCAACAACAATCAACCTCTCAACCGGTGTCTCTTTAGGAATTGTTATCCATATTCCTAGACCCAACACCAACAATAAATGTAGTGTTATCGATAGGAGTATGGCTCTGCGGCGATCAGGATCCGACCATAATGATTGGGTTCCCATAAAGCTGCTCAACCACCGGTGGCAATTGCGATTCGCTCTGCACCAGAGCGCTTAATTAGATCCATCACACGAACAACAAACCCGTGCGGAACTTCGCGATCAGCTCGAAGAATTACGACTGACGCTTCAAGAATTGCCATCTGGGATTTAAGGGCTTTGACAAGATCCTCTTCCTCGATGGAAGAATCTCCTAAAAAAACCTGCTGCATTTTGTTGATAGTTACTGTCGGTAACTCCGCTGTCTGAGACAAGGAATTCTGAGATTGAGGAAGATCTACGGGCAATCCAGCCTCAAAAGTTATGAAGGTAGTAGAAACCATAAAGAAGATAACTAATAAAAAAACCACGTCAATCATTGGAGTAAGGTCGAGTCCAGCGCTAACTCGCGACAATTGTCGCCCACTCCGAGTCCTCATAGGGGATTCGTTAATGCTGAAGACTCGTTTTCATTGGTATCAGCATCTTTGTGTTCTGCCCGTTTAATCGCTGCTACCTGCACAACATTCCCCATAAGCTCCTCACGCCGCCGGTCAATCTCGAGAAGAATACGATCGACCTTGTTAGCTAGATAATTTTGTCCGATGACGGCAGGAATCGCAACAATTAGACCCGCAGCTGTTGTAACCAAAGCCTGGCCGATTCCATCAGCTAGGACCATAGGGTTGCCAGTACCTTGGTTGGATATCTCGGCAAAAGCAATAATCATCCCAGTCACCGTACCTAGCAATCCTAGAAGTGGAGCAACCTGTGCAATAGTTGCTAGCGGTCTAAGTCCACGGGTTAGGCTTTGCTCTTCCTCTAGTGATGCTTCTTGGAAGGCTGCCTCCACTGCTGATCTTCCATAAGGGAGCCTGTTAAGGGCCGCCTTTAAAACTCGAGCAACCGGACCTCCATGCGCA from Trueperaceae bacterium encodes:
- a CDS encoding flagellar motor protein MotA, whose amino-acid sequence is MKLLLSGGPVLVAILLISLYGTYLFFARFLKLSKERLAADVLMAKVNRAVQERDLEKALSVCDAHGGPVARVLKAALNRLPYGRSAVEAAFQEASLEEEQSLTRGLRPLATIAQVAPLLGLLGTVTGMIIAFAEISNQGTGNPMVLADGIGQALVTTAAGLIVAIPAVIGQNYLANKVDRILLEIDRRREELMGNVVQVAAIKRAEHKDADTNENESSALTNPL
- a CDS encoding biopolymer transporter ExbD, with translation MRTRSGRQLSRVSAGLDLTPMIDVVFLLVIFFMVSTTFITFEAGLPVDLPQSQNSLSQTAELPTVTINKMQQVFLGDSSIEEEDLVKALKSQMAILEASVVILRADREVPHGFVVRVMDLIKRSGAERIAIATGG